One window of the Nicotiana tabacum cultivar K326 chromosome 4, ASM71507v2, whole genome shotgun sequence genome contains the following:
- the LOC107780100 gene encoding myb family transcription factor PHL5: MSIQRVGTQERVPKNSAYASDYTLEFARMPVQALHAQKLSSSYMGFSFPPATSAEDVCQQQQQIFPNANSSLNSTIIGRIGSPSSAFFATERYLGLTQYDDQQDNCSQLSKNYDFQIPSYGFLPDSSAEVLQNFHPKISLPPFIRSQFSSSQPFSPDHYRSPFSSLTEKERILHLKRKLLGEFDSASTLFDGNQDFSLPHNLCGSHLEYMKQQSGFPSANTNNSACSGGSVCNKTRIRWTQDLHDRFVECVNRLGGADKATPKAILKLMESDGLTIFHVKSHLQKYRNAKYIPEPTDGKSEKRNYPNNVSQIDSKTGMQIKEALQMQLEVQRRLHEQLEIQRKLQLRIEEQGKQLKMIFDQQQRTTRSLLDTQNSSISTPEENPSTLYDNMEVLVAQGYDNIHFQSKIS; the protein is encoded by the exons ATGAGTATCCAAAGGGTTGGTACTCAAGAAAGAGTGCCAAAAAACTCAGCATATGCAAGTGATTATACTTTAGAATTCGCCAGAATGCCGGTTCAAGCTTTACATGCACAAAAACTATCTTCATCATACATGGGATTTAGTTTTCCACCAGCAACTTCTGCAGAAGATGTATGCCAACAGCAGCAACAAATTTTTCCTAATGCTAATTCATCATTGAATAGTACTATCATCGGTCGTATTGGTTCACCCTCTTCAGCCTTCTTTGCCACGGAACGTTACCTGGGATTAACACAGTATGATGATCAACAAGATAATTGTTCCCAACTGTCCAAgaattatgattttcaaataccatCATATGGTTTCTTGCCTGATTCATCGGCAGAAGTTTTGCAAAATTTTCATCCCAAGATTTCCCTGCCACCGTTCATCAGATCACAGTTCTCGAGCAGTCAACCCTTTAGTCCTGATCATTATAGAAGTCCTTTCAGCAGCCTAACAGAGAAAGAGAGAATATTGCATCTTAAGAGAAAATTGCTTGGTGAATTCGACAGTGCTTCAACGCTTTTTGATGGAAATCAAGATTTCAGT CTCCCTCATAATTTATGTGGTAGTCACTTGGAATATATGAAGCAACAATCAGGATTTCCTTCGGCTAATACTAATAATTCTGCATGTTCTGGAGGATCTGTGTGCAACAAAACAAGAATTAGATGGACTCAAGATCTCCACGATCGATTTGTTGAGTGTGTAAACCGCCTTGGAGGCGCTGACA AGGCAACACCAAAGGCAATACTAAAGCTGATGGAGTCAGATGGCTTGACCATTTTCCATGTCAAAAGCCATTTGCAG AAATATCGAAATGCAAAGTACATCCCTGAACCTACAGATG GAAAATCTGAAAAGAGAAACTACCCGAATAATGTGTCACAAATTGACAGCAAAAC AGGAATGCAAATCAAGGAAGCACTGCAAATGCAACTCGAAGTCCAGAGGCGTCTTCACGAGCAACTAGAG ATTCAGCGAAAGTTACAGTTGAGGATTGAAGAACAAGGAAAACAGTTGAAGATGATATTTGatcaacaacaaagaacaacaagAAGTCTATTGGACACTCAAAATTCAAGCATTTCAACTCCTGAAGAGAATCCATCTACCCTGTATGATAATATGGAAGTTTTGGTTGCCCAAGGCTATGATAATATTCACTTCCAATCTAAAATAAGTTAA